The stretch of DNA tcgtggtgggggtggggtaggggctgtacacacctttaatcccagcacttaggaggcagaagcatgcagatctctgtgtccagcctggtctacaaagcaagttccaggatagccaaggctacacagagaaagcctgtctcaaaaaaaaaaaaaaaaaaaaaaaaaaaaaaactaacaaagtaactaaataaataaataaataaataaatagaaactcTTCAGGGCTTTTGTGTCCTGTCCCTAGGTTCTAAGATCTTTCATAGCCTGAAACTGAAACTTACACCCAATGcctctggcattttttttttaaccaactccCAGAGCTCCATGGGCTTTCTTTCATAGTCCCATGACCTTCTGCAACCTACCAGCTCTAAGTTGATTTGTTGATCCATTTAAGGTATTACAAACTCCCAGTGGGCCGGGCTTGTGCTACTGGATTCTCTGGCCCTGAGCCTGGTGTATAGTAGGCACTCAATCCACACTTACTTTTGGGGTTGGGAAATGATGCTGGGGATTAAGCACAGCACCCCTTTGCCCACCAGGCAAATGCTTCACCACTAAACTACATCCCTAGGCCAATATACTCTTTCCATTTATCAGAGAATTCAGTGAGGTCTATGGGGCTAAGTCAGTCTCTTCAGGTTCCAGActgggaggaggcaggaataAGCTTTTCTCAGTGCTTGTTCTGCTTTCTCTCATGAAAAACTCTAGTGCCTTGGtgggggcttttgtttgtttgtttgttgagacagggtctcactatgtagaccaggctgacctggaactcacctacctgccttaaaggcatgcaccaccatgcccagcaaaaaCAGGTAACTTGGGGTGTTTTTTGTACAAGCGTTCTAGATGGTTTTTGTAGATGACCAAGGTAGAAAACAAGAAAGGCTGAATCGTTTTAAAAGTACAAGCGTTCACTCTCATTTGAgtaaagtgaaaaataaacacGAGAGGGCTAGGGACATGGCCCAGCTGTGGATTCCTTATCTGGCATATGCAGTGCTCCGGATTCGTCCcccagaaggaaaaggaaaaaaaaatgaaagatggcggggaggagagaaagaaaaatgttttgatCCCCGTAATTAAGCAGCTATATCAGCCCAATGCTTGCAGCAAAGCAGAGGATTGGTATTCTGTGAATAACTCAACTTTTCCCTGCCTTCCCCGCTCTGCTTATGCAAATGCCATCAGAGCTGAAAACAGTAGTGAGGCTGGGAAGGGCCAGAGGAGCTGGAgtcggagggagggagggaggtggggcatTTGCTTCAATTATCCGGATAATTGTCCCCCACCTCAGGCCATTGTTCCTGGAATGAAACAATATTCTATTGGATACTGTCTCGGCCTTTTCATCCGGCTCCCCGCAGTGCCTCGCACACGCTGGGCACAgagtaggcactcaataaattTTATTCCAATGACAGACCAGAGCTTTGAGAGTGGGAGAGGGGTGATGGTTAGGATTTGGAGATGAGGGACTAGCCGTTAAGGTGAAGTGCAAAACCAAGgcgtggggtaggggtgggggtgggggttggctGCCGTCAAAATTCTGCTCCTAGGGCTAGAAGGCCATGTAGATAGGCAGGCAGCTTTTCCTGAAATTCTGAGCCAAACCCCTGACTCCTTTCTCAGAAGATGCCCCCTCCCTTTCTCAGAAGGCTCCATTGAACTCCTGTAACTGTGGTGAGCACAAAGGGGAATTCAGGTTTCTCAAAGGCCCATCTACTCTGAATAAACACCAGGCCGAAGCAAAAGCACTTTGGGTACCGCCTCAGCATAGGGTCTGCAACCTGTTACCTCTCTGGATCGGGCCGTGCCCTGATTTACATTAAAAGCAACATCTCTAGGGCCTTTCAGTAGCCTATCACTCAGCCAGTGCAGGAATGTGGGGACTAGATCCCaactgcctcccccccccccccgacccacTGCTTtcaaggtggggaggggagagagaaaacatTTGCTAATTGCGCCCTTGCCTTTAATGAGGTTCTTTTACTTCCTAGCTTGTTTGCAGGTTACAGCCTTATCTGGGGACCCACAGTTTTCCACTCTGGCTACACATCCTGCGAACAATCGCCTCTCCAGCGCCTGAATGGAAAGCGAGCGAGCGCCCCATTTCTGCTGAATGGCCGCCTCAGTTCATCTGAGGCTGGAGGGCTTTTGATGGCCACAATACAAGTTACGCCCAAAGAGTGTCTCTTTGGTCAGATCGACAACGCTTGGTTTCACGTTTGCAAGTTAAAGACCCAGCTGAAACTCCCACGCCAGACGCCAAGGACATTTCCCTCCACCCTGCTCAGAGCACTACTAGGGAAAGGGTCTGGGCAGGCGGAAGGGGGGGGGTGCTggctgggaggaggggtggaggagaaTGGGGTCCTGACTCACAGCAGCCATCTAGAAGTAGGTGAGGGGGGTTCATTTTCTTTGgcatttctttcttgcttttaatttttttttaatttttaaaatttttctttgttgacAGTTTtacccaaacaaaaaaaataaagcaagagcATTTTCTTCTTGTCTTCACCTAGGTAGCTGCTGCTTTTCCTCCAGCCCCTGAAAACGTGACTCCTTCATAAAATCAAAATTTATGATTATTCAAATGTTGGGGACtgtgaaaagagaggaagaaagagagaaaattaatATTGCAGCTGTTCTTCTGATTAATGAGAGATAATTGCTCATGAGAAGTCACCCCTGTGGCATTTTGTTGTCTCCTGGATCTTTGTTCTTTTCCACTATTATTGAGGACTTTCTTGAAGACTAAGCGGTTCTTTTCAATTTTTGGGTATTCAGAAAGGGTTGCCTGGTTACAGAGAATGGGGAAATCTCGGGCTATATCGGGTAAGATGTGCCACAGACAGCAATATCACAATGCCACTTGGAGAAAAGGATGGATACAAGTTAACGATGCGCTTTCAATAAAACATTCATAGACTTGTTCACGCTTTGATAATGACCTCATTAAAGGGAGCTGGGGGCAAGTAAGTCCTGTCTCCTGTTTGTGTTCGGCTAACAAAACCCAGCTTTGAGATCATTCATCGCTTTGGAAACTAATATGAAATCAATGTAAGAGGAGCAAATAAATCCGAGGCAGCCCCCGCCAACTCCCCGGCTGTCCGGCTCTGCTTGCAGCCTcagtttgtagctggagaactatAGAGGCAAAGCTAAACCAGaggggcaggaaaaaaaaaacaacaacaaataaacgaCTGAGGATGGGAGGGGGAGCCCTTGGGGGGATAAAGGGTAGGTGCAAAGTGGGGGTTTcgcctgaaaaataaaaaagaacggTTAAGTACATCAACAGGTCAGAACTCTGGGGCCTGTTGAAAAGGCCATGCCACTTTGCCCATGAAAGGAAATtggaagaaaggaaagtggaAAAGGGATGTGAGGTTCGGGTCAGGTTCCATCACAGGCAAGAGGGAAAAGTACTACAAAACCGTTGGAAACCTAGAATCCAAGCGTTCAAGGCTCAAGGCTGAGCTGGAAGGAACCCAATCTCAGAGCCCAGCGGCAAGAAGGCACTGTTGCTCTTTTTACagctgctttgattttttttttttttttttttcttaagctgaGGGCAGGATGAGGGTGCTCTGTCTGGGAATGGGGAAAAGCAATTTTGTTACCTTTGCGTTTGTAACACTGCTTGCATTCAAGGAAGACAAAGCCAGCCAGCCTCTGCCAGCCTCAGCAAAAGAGAGGGAAGTAAAGGGTTTCCCCCTCCCCTTAAAAGAACTAATTTTCTCCTTGAATTATGAAAGTAATGGCTAAGGTAACAGCCTGTACTCTGTACCCGACTGCTTAATACCGAATAAATCCTTCCACGTGGCTCCCCGAGTCCTGGCAATTAGAGCTCATTATAGGCTCATAAGAGCCCTCATTTTGGGGCTTACTTAATGGACGATGAAATTTTATCAGACAGAATCACTGAGAAATAAAATTGTGCGCTGGGGCAAGCACTCTGGGCATGTGCTGCCTGTCTGCCAGCCTGCTTGGGAGAAGGTTCCTATGGCATCCTCCTTTGCTCTGAGCCGTTTGCGGTGCTGTTCCAGGGGCAATGGTTGCAGCTCTGCCCAGGATACAGAGGGTGGGCTTGTTGGAGCATGGGGCAGAGGTGAAGCtgacttctagaaaaaaaaagggggggggagggaaaagaCATACATAGAGAACTaggggaaaaagaaagagcaaaggtTATAAGAGGGGATACAGCTCCCAAACACTTGCTCTCGGTGGGCCTATGCAATTTGCAAAGGACTCTGGTGAACCGATTTCTCAGTCCAGCTCTCAGACTCAGCCTAGCCTGAAGCTTCTGCTCCCCTGCAGTCAtcagtaccaccaccaccccacccctcacctctcTCAAAATCCCTTGACAGTGGAAGCTGAATGCATTCACAGTCGGACATAAACCAAACAAGATGTAAGCCTCCTGCTTGATGGAGTCCCTAAAATGAATGGGTCTGCTGCACACAAACACCATTTGCAGAACATGAACACAGCAATTCTTGGGCGCACACCAGAAGCCACTGAGAATACCGTCATGCAAGCACCAGCCCCCAAAGGACTATAGATGACCTACCTCgccagaggaggaaagagaaaagggctaTGTTCTCAAAGCACCAACCTATTGACCCCATCGAACAATCTAGGCCTTAAAAAAatactctggggctggagagatggctcaattaagggcacttgttgctcttgcagaggacccaggtttggttcccagtatccagatgatggctcacacctatcAGTAACTCTGGATCCAGGGGGGATGTGAtgccttctggcttctgagagTGCCAGGCACAAGGGTGGTGTGCATACTTACATGCAGacgaaacactcatatacataaaagaaatatcttaaaaaataataatctgcCGTCAAGCCTCTCAATTGTTGAATTCTAAATACTTTTCCTAGGGTTAGAAGGATTTCAGGAACTGCTGGGCAGGAGAGAGTGGGTTGCTTAGAGTTGGTCTTGACTGGGTGGGCTAGATGAGAATGAGCACCCTTGAAGGCTGTATAGGCAAACCTTACGATGCAAAAGTAGTTACAAGTGAGTGGCCCCATGCTCAGCCCCAGACTCCTTAATTGTTGTCACAAGATGTTGGATTAGCACATTTCTGGAATAGCTGTCTGTTTACACTCTGGAGACCCACCGTCCACTAACCACTTTCTAATTGAATTCTAATCACATTCAAATAGCTCAATAACCAGCCTCAGCTGCAATTCATAAAACTTTAATTGCCATCCATAAATCCTGGGCTCCCTAGAGCGGGGCATCCCTACAACCCAATTATACTCCTCCATCAGGCAAGAAAGAGGTGGTCACAGAGATGggtagggggagagaaagagaaagccagaggGCATGGAGAGAACCATGCCTCCAGCTGGGGTCTCCTGTCCTTGGGCACTTCTCAGGTTGAGGGAGTCCAATCTTCAAGTTCCTTGTCGCTGTTATGAACTTACACTTGAAGTTAGCCATTTTAGCAAAAGGACAGGGAAGAAACCGCCGTCATCTTTGCTGCCttgactccccctccccccaaaccaaGAGCCTCAGTGGTGGCGGCTACCCTCTCTCACAAGGCTCACAAGTCTTCCTGAGCCACGGAAGGGAGTTCTGGTACCAAGCCACTCCTCATAGGTACAGGCAGGATTCCTCCATTAGCTCTACGCCCTTCTTTAGCTTTAGGATTTGAGGATGCAAAGAGCATCGGTATGGAGGGTGCGGGGTAGGGGGTATTAGCAAGAGATCACTTACACCCAAGGCCTCCTCCAGCTCCTACCCCAGTCTCTAGGAAGGCTGTTTTTGGTCCTCTCCAAGTATTTCGTAGTGGCGTTTGTAGGTTGAGCTTGTAAAACTATGTAACTGCTTGGAATAAGAAAAGGGCGACTCCTCAGCTCCCCTCCGCGGAAGGCTGAACTGCTGACTAGAAAGATGCTCAAGGAAGAAGGGTCGTTGGTCTGAGTGGCCTCAAGAGAAGCCCAAACACAAAGACATTTGGGACCTGATGTAGCACCGGCCTGGAGCGCTTGGTTTCTTAGCCGGGAAGTTACCCATTCGTCCAGTTACTGGATTTGTCCAGTGCGAATGACCTTGGCTAAGTCTAAAAGCTGGAGAGCAAGGGCAGGTATGAGTGTGGTGAGGATTAGACCAGGCCGACCTCCCCTCCACGATCACACACCCTGCTCCAAGGCAGAAGAAGTCTCAGGCTCTACTGTGCAGCCAGGGTTGACACCGAGGAGTTTGGAAGCATTGGGTACCTTAGTTTAAATGGCCTGCAAGTCCCCACCTGGTGCGCTCTGCGTCGCATCGCTGTGAAGAGTTGGACAGAGGATCAGGCAAGGGAGAGTGTAGGACAGAGGGTGTACCGCTAAGATTTTCTGCAGAAAAGGTGGAGAAGCGGGGACAGAAGGTCGATCCCCCAGCAAAATTAACAAACCATACACTTTGCGaagtctccccctcccccgcgtTCTTccctgcccgcccccccccccccaacgctTCTGTTGTGACTCGGGCAGCCTATCCCGAGGGTGGGGAGCTGCGGAGGAGCCTGAGCTGAGCGGTACTCCGCAGCATCACGTGCCGGGGTGGGGGCTATAAAATCCTGGAGCCGGGGCGCCGGGCGGGGGACGTGAGGACTAACCTTCTCCAAGGACCCCTTTGTTCGAATCCCAGACGCCCCAGACGCCGACACCTCCGTGTCCCCGAGGGCTTGACCGCCCCCGCGTCTGCCGAGCTCTCTAGGcagtgagaggccaggagaagccGCGGCCCGCAGGACAAGCCATCCATCCCCCGTCGACATGTCGCGCTCCTTCTATGTGGACTCGCTCATCATCAAGGACTCCTCGCGGCCCGCACCCTCGCTGCCGGAATCGCACCCAGGGCCGGATTTCTTCATCCCGCTAGGCATGCCGTCCCCGTTGGTGATGTCGGTGTCCGGGCCGGGCTGCCCGTCCCGCAAAAGCGGCTCTTTCTGCGTGTGCCCGCTTTGCGTCACCTCGCACCTGCACTCCTCTCGCCCGCCCGCAGGAGCCGGCGGCGGCGGTGCTACGGGGGCCGCGGGGGCCGCGGTGGCGGGCGGCGGGGCGACCGGGGGCACCGGCGCCCTACCTCTGCTCAAGAGCCAGTTCTCTTCCGGTCCCGGGGACCCACAGTTTTGCCCACGGGTGAGCCACgcgcaccatcaccaccacccgccccagcaccaccatcaccatcaccagccccagcagccaggctcagcggcagcggcggcggcggcggcggcggcggctgcagcGGCGGCCGCAGCGGCCCTGGGACACCCTCAGCACCACGCACCTGtctgcgccgccgccaccacctatAACGTGTCGGACCCGCGGAGATTCCACTGCCTCACCATGGGTAGGGCGGGGGCCCTGGGGGCCCGCGCGCGTCCCGGGAACAAACTTTGCGCCGCCAGGGGAGGAGGTGCGAGCCCGGGGGCGGGGTGTGGCGGGAGGTGGGAACTGTTGAGGTCGTCCTCAGCAACTCCACGGAGGTGGGGGTTCACTTGTCAACCTCTAAGGTGAGGCCTTAGGCACTTCGCTCTACAGGTGCGCAAGTGTCGTGTGTTATCCGGGCGTTGGGGACCTGGATCGTGACTTCAGAGAAACCGGAGGTTGCCTGAGCGAGGTTTGGGGGTGGGTGTGTTTGAACCTCAGTTCATTAGGGCATTTTAGCATCCCGGCTGGTTAAAGGGTTTCTGTGCCTTTGGTTGAGGCGGACGGAAGGCAGCAGAGGAGGGCAAGCCCCAGCGCTCCTTAGTCCTTTAACTTAGAATCCAGCGCATACAGAAGGTCTTAATTCTCCTGGACGTCTCTCACCCTCCCAAACAGGCCACAGAATGCGAAACTGGGGCGAGCATGGGTCTGTTGGGTTAGACTGGGTTCTGGAGACCCGTCCTTTCCAACGGTTGGCAAGTAGAGTAGGGGATACttccctgcacctcacctctgcTCTCTTTTGGGTCCGTAGGAGGCTCCGACGCCAGCCAGGTACCCAACGGCAAAAGGATGAGGACAGCATTTACCAGCACGcagctcctggagctggagcgAGAATTCTCTTCCAATATGTACCTGTCCCGGCTCCGGAGAATCGAGATCGCGACGTACCTGAACCTGTCCGAGAAGCAGGTGAAAATCTGGTTTCAGAACCGTCGCGTGAAGCACAAGAAGGAGGGGAAAGGCGCTTCGCGAAACAATCACGCCAGCTGCAAGTGCGTGGGTAGCCAGGCGCACTATGCACGCTCAGAGGACGAGGACTCCTTGTCCCCAGCCTCGGCTAACGAAGACAAGGACATTTCTCCCTTGTAAAGGAGGATGCTCCTTCTCAGGCTACCTGCTCCCCGGCAGCCCCTGCTGAATCAGCATAGGGACCAAAGTTCTAGTTCATTGCCTTCACCCTTCCTGGAAAAGGAACTCGGAGAAGTCCAGAGAGTTCAAAGCTGGGCCTGACTCTGAAGCTACTTCTTGACTCTTTATTTGGGACTCCACTCAGagttatggatttttttttaatgtaaataatcTAGAATTCGAGTCGGTCTCGTCTAACTGGAAAAAAACAGGGTTGATTTAAGTTTAACACTGTATAGGGGGAGTGGGTTGAAACCGCGCATGTCATTTGCCAGCCTTGTCTTTCTCAGAACTTGATCAGGCAGGGCCTTCTTCGTtagttttgttactgttttgaaaGGAAACCATTGAGGTTGCCATTAATATAGAGTTAAACTCCGTAGGTCttgtttttc from Peromyscus eremicus chromosome 10, PerEre_H2_v1, whole genome shotgun sequence encodes:
- the Gsx2 gene encoding GS homeobox 2 codes for the protein MSRSFYVDSLIIKDSSRPAPSLPESHPGPDFFIPLGMPSPLVMSVSGPGCPSRKSGSFCVCPLCVTSHLHSSRPPAGAGGGGATGAAGAAVAGGGATGGTGALPLLKSQFSSGPGDPQFCPRVSHAHHHHHPPQHHHHHHQPQQPGSAAAAAAAAAAAAAAAAAALGHPQHHAPVCAAATTYNVSDPRRFHCLTMGGSDASQVPNGKRMRTAFTSTQLLELEREFSSNMYLSRLRRIEIATYLNLSEKQVKIWFQNRRVKHKKEGKGASRNNHASCKCVGSQAHYARSEDEDSLSPASANEDKDISPL